The following coding sequences lie in one Apium graveolens cultivar Ventura chromosome 3, ASM990537v1, whole genome shotgun sequence genomic window:
- the LOC141712875 gene encoding amino acid permease 3-like isoform X1: protein MKMVENKNLGFEVSMSPPQGGSKCFDDDGRLKRTGTVWTASAHIITAVIGSGVLSLAWATAQLGWIAGPTVLFLFSFVTYYTSCLLAACYRSSDGKRNYTYMEAVQTNLGGYKVKICGLIQYINLFGVAVGYTIAASISMVAIKRSNCFHASHAKNPCLVSSTPYMLAFGAMEIVFSQIPDFDQISWLSIVAAVMSFTYSAIGLALGVSKVIETGKFRGSLTGISIGTVTETQKIWRSFQALGAIAFAYSYSLILIEIQDTVKSPPSETKTMKKATLISVAVTTVFYMLCGCFGYAAFGDLAPGNLLTGFGFYNPYWLLNIANAAIVIHLVGAYQVYCQPLFAFVEKFASKTFPQSDFINKDYDIPLPGGFTPYKLNLFRLIWRTVFVCLTTVISMLMPFFNDVVGILGAFGFWPLTVYFPVEMYIVQKQIPKWSTRWISLQILSAACLIISIAAAAGSFAGVVTDLKVYKPFKTSY, encoded by the exons ATGAAG ATGGTGGAGAACAAGAACCTTGGTTTTGAGGTCTCCATGTCACCTCCACAGGGTGGCTCCAAGTGTTTCGACGATGATGGTCGCCTCAAAAGAACCG GAACTGTTTGGACAGCAAGTGCTCACATAATAACAGCAGTGATTGGTTCTGGAGTTTTGTCTTTGGCTTGGGCCACTGCACAACTGGGATGGATTGCTGGTCCAACTGTTCTGTTCTTGTTTTCTTTTGTCACTTATTACACTTCTTGCCTTCTTGCTGCTTGTTACCGTTCTAGTGATGGAAAAAGAAATTATACTTACATGGAAGCTGTTCAAACCAATCTTG GTGGTTATAAGGTTAAAATTTGTGGGCTGATCCAATATATAAATCTATTTGGGGTTGCTGTTGGTTACACAATTGCGGCATCTATTAGCATGGT TGCTATCAAGAGGTCTAACTGCTTCCATGCAAGTCATGCAAAGAATCCATGTTTGGTTTCAAGCACCCCTTATATGCTCGCTTTTGGTGCCATGGAAATTGTGTTCTCTCAAATACCAGATTTCGATCAAATCTCTTGGCTCTCCATAGTTGCTGCAGTAATGTCTTTCACATACTCTGCAATTGGTCTTGCACTTGGTGTTTCCAAAGTCATAG AAACTGGAAAATTCAGGGGAAGTCTTACAGGAATCAGCATAGGAACTGTTACTGAAACTCAGAAGATATGGAGGAGTTTCCAAGCACTTGGAGCTATAGCTTTTGCCTACTCTTACTCCCTCATACTTATTGAAATTCAG GACACTGTAAAATCCCCACCATCAGAAACAAAGACAATGAAAAAGGCTACTCTGATAAGTGTAGCTGTAACTACTGTTTTCTACATGCTCTGTGGTTGCTTTGGCTATGCAGCATTTGGCGACTTAGCCCCTGGTAACCTCCTCACAGGATTCGGATTCTACAACCCCTACTGGCTCCTTAATATCGCAAACGCAGCCATAGTTATTCACCTTGTTGGTGCATACCAAGTTTATTGTCAACCTCTTTTCGCCTTTGTCGAAAAATTTGCATCCAAAACATTTCCACAGAGTGACTTTATTAACAAGGACTATGACATCCCCTTGCCAGGAGGCTTTACCCCTTACAAGCTCAATCTTTTTCGCCTTATTTGGAGGACAGTTTTTGTATGCTTAACAACAGTAATATCGATGCTTATGCCATTCTTTAATGATGTTGTCGGAATTCTTGGAGCATTCGGTTTTTGGCCACTTACTGTTTATTTCCCAGTCGAAATGTACATCGTTCAGAAACAAATTCCCAAGTGGAGCACCAGATGGATTTCTCTCCAGATTTTAAGTGCTGCTTGTCTTATAATTTCTATCGCTGCTGCAGCCGGATCATTTGCAGGAGTTGTCACTGATCTCAAGGTTTATAAGCCCTTCAAGACAAGTTATTAA
- the LOC141712875 gene encoding amino acid permease 3-like isoform X2, protein MVENKNLGFEVSMSPPQGGSKCFDDDGRLKRTGTVWTASAHIITAVIGSGVLSLAWATAQLGWIAGPTVLFLFSFVTYYTSCLLAACYRSSDGKRNYTYMEAVQTNLGGYKVKICGLIQYINLFGVAVGYTIAASISMVAIKRSNCFHASHAKNPCLVSSTPYMLAFGAMEIVFSQIPDFDQISWLSIVAAVMSFTYSAIGLALGVSKVIETGKFRGSLTGISIGTVTETQKIWRSFQALGAIAFAYSYSLILIEIQDTVKSPPSETKTMKKATLISVAVTTVFYMLCGCFGYAAFGDLAPGNLLTGFGFYNPYWLLNIANAAIVIHLVGAYQVYCQPLFAFVEKFASKTFPQSDFINKDYDIPLPGGFTPYKLNLFRLIWRTVFVCLTTVISMLMPFFNDVVGILGAFGFWPLTVYFPVEMYIVQKQIPKWSTRWISLQILSAACLIISIAAAAGSFAGVVTDLKVYKPFKTSY, encoded by the exons ATGGTGGAGAACAAGAACCTTGGTTTTGAGGTCTCCATGTCACCTCCACAGGGTGGCTCCAAGTGTTTCGACGATGATGGTCGCCTCAAAAGAACCG GAACTGTTTGGACAGCAAGTGCTCACATAATAACAGCAGTGATTGGTTCTGGAGTTTTGTCTTTGGCTTGGGCCACTGCACAACTGGGATGGATTGCTGGTCCAACTGTTCTGTTCTTGTTTTCTTTTGTCACTTATTACACTTCTTGCCTTCTTGCTGCTTGTTACCGTTCTAGTGATGGAAAAAGAAATTATACTTACATGGAAGCTGTTCAAACCAATCTTG GTGGTTATAAGGTTAAAATTTGTGGGCTGATCCAATATATAAATCTATTTGGGGTTGCTGTTGGTTACACAATTGCGGCATCTATTAGCATGGT TGCTATCAAGAGGTCTAACTGCTTCCATGCAAGTCATGCAAAGAATCCATGTTTGGTTTCAAGCACCCCTTATATGCTCGCTTTTGGTGCCATGGAAATTGTGTTCTCTCAAATACCAGATTTCGATCAAATCTCTTGGCTCTCCATAGTTGCTGCAGTAATGTCTTTCACATACTCTGCAATTGGTCTTGCACTTGGTGTTTCCAAAGTCATAG AAACTGGAAAATTCAGGGGAAGTCTTACAGGAATCAGCATAGGAACTGTTACTGAAACTCAGAAGATATGGAGGAGTTTCCAAGCACTTGGAGCTATAGCTTTTGCCTACTCTTACTCCCTCATACTTATTGAAATTCAG GACACTGTAAAATCCCCACCATCAGAAACAAAGACAATGAAAAAGGCTACTCTGATAAGTGTAGCTGTAACTACTGTTTTCTACATGCTCTGTGGTTGCTTTGGCTATGCAGCATTTGGCGACTTAGCCCCTGGTAACCTCCTCACAGGATTCGGATTCTACAACCCCTACTGGCTCCTTAATATCGCAAACGCAGCCATAGTTATTCACCTTGTTGGTGCATACCAAGTTTATTGTCAACCTCTTTTCGCCTTTGTCGAAAAATTTGCATCCAAAACATTTCCACAGAGTGACTTTATTAACAAGGACTATGACATCCCCTTGCCAGGAGGCTTTACCCCTTACAAGCTCAATCTTTTTCGCCTTATTTGGAGGACAGTTTTTGTATGCTTAACAACAGTAATATCGATGCTTATGCCATTCTTTAATGATGTTGTCGGAATTCTTGGAGCATTCGGTTTTTGGCCACTTACTGTTTATTTCCCAGTCGAAATGTACATCGTTCAGAAACAAATTCCCAAGTGGAGCACCAGATGGATTTCTCTCCAGATTTTAAGTGCTGCTTGTCTTATAATTTCTATCGCTGCTGCAGCCGGATCATTTGCAGGAGTTGTCACTGATCTCAAGGTTTATAAGCCCTTCAAGACAAGTTATTAA